CTCCGCCGGGCACCCGGGGCGAGGGGTGGTGAGCGCGAGCGCCTCCGCGTCCGCCGCGCCCTCGCGCCCGCCCACGCTCGCGCCGGGCCCCGCCGGTCTCACCCCCGTGTTCAAGAGCGCGCCCCACCCGCGGGACCGCACCGTGGCCCTCACCTTCGACGCCGACATGACCGCCGACGAGGGCGCCCGCGCCGCGGCCGGTGAGCACTTCGACAACCCGGCCCTGATCGCGACGCTGCGCCGGCTGAAGGTGCCCGCGACCGTGTTCATGACCGGGCGGTGGGCCGAGGAGTACCCGGCCGAGGCGAAGTCGATCGGGAGCGATCCGCTCTTCGAGGTGGCCAACCACTCGTACAGCCATTACGCCTTCACCGGTAAGTGCTACGGCCTGCCCACCATGCCGCCCGCGCAGATGCGGACGGACGTGGAGCGCGCCTTCACCGCCTTCCGCAAGGCCGGCGTGAAGCGCACGGTGCCGTACTTCCGCTTCCCGGGCGGGTGTTACGACCAGGAGGTACTGCGGAAGCTGACCCCGGCGGGCGTCACGGCCGTGCAGTGGGACGTGGTGAGCGGGGACGCGTTCGCCACGGACTCGGGCGCGGTGGCACAGCAGGTGCTCGACGGGGTGCGGCCCGGTTCGGTCGTCGTCATGCACTGCACCCGCAGCGCGGCGCCCGCCACGGAAGCCGCGGTGCGCGCCGTCGTACCGAAGCTGCGGGAACGCGGGTACCGGTTCGTGCGGGTGTCGGAGCTGATCGGGTCGACGGCCAGGCCCTAGGGGCTTTCGTTTGGATCAGGCCCCGCGAGCCCGGCGTGATCCAAACGCCCATGGGAGTCATGGCCTTCCGCGGTCGCGTCGGCCGTTTCGGAGTCTCCGGCCCGCGGGCCTGCCCACCAACGCCGAACCGGCGTAGGCGGGCAGGACGGTCAGGCTCTCAGGACGCCGGGACTTTCAGCTTGTCCCAGCTGGTCTTGCCCGGAATGCCGTCCGCGTCCTTGCCCTTGAAGCCGAGCTTCTGCTGCCAGGCCTTGTAGGACTTGCGGTCGGCATCGGTCCACTCGGGGCTCGGCCCCTCCTCGTAGTGGTCGCAGCCCTCGGCGACCAGGCGGCGGCCCATGGCCGTGATGACCGCGGACTTCTGGCCGTTGTGGAAGAAGCCGCTGCCCGGAAACGGAGCGTGCGACGGCTTGGACGGCGTGGGCTTCGGGTCGGGCTCGGGGTCGGAACCCTGGGACTTTCCGGCGAGCCGGTCGGCGATCCGCTTGCGCATGCTGTCCATCGTGAAGCCGCGCGGATCCTGCTTGCCCGGCTGCCACTCCTTGTGGCCGATGACCGACCGCTCGCTCCAGCCGTAGTGGCGGCAGATCGCGGCGGACACCTTCTCGATGGCCTCCTTCTGCGCCTCGGGCCAGGGGTCCTTGCCATCGCCGAGGTTGATGCACTCGAAGCCGTAGAAGTGCCGGTTGCCGTCGGTGTCGGCCTCGTTGTCGTGCGGCAGCTTCGACTCGTTGACCACGGCGCGCAGCACGTCGCTGTCGCCCAGCCCTGCATGATTGGCACGGCCGTTGCCGACGAGGTGGATCTCGCCCTTCTTGTCGATGACGCCGTGACACAGCGGCCCCGGCAGACCCGAGTAGCCGTTGTAGCAGATGTTCACGGAGGCGTCCGTGCCCGAGGTGACGGTGTGGTGGATCATCACGCCGTTCACCGGGCCCCAGGGACCCTTCGTATTGCGGTTGTGCGTGCGCCAGCTGCGCACCTCGTGGACCGTCAGACCCTCTTTACGCAGGATCTCCACCAGCTTGGACGCGCTCAGAGGTGTGGCCATCACTCGTCTCCTTCCACGGCGGACTCCGCTTCTGCGGTGGTCTGCGACCTGCTGTGCGAGGGGCCTTCGGCCGCGAGCTCCTCACGGTGTGCCTGTTCCTCCGCCGCAAGGGTCGCCTCGTCCGCGGCCGGGATGCTGATCGCGAGCGGGCCGAACGCGAGGCGCAGGTCGACGGCGCTCTCTTCGCCCTTGACCAGGGCCAGCGGGGCGAAGTGGCGGGCGATGCCTGCGGGCCCCTGGAGCAGCGGGCGGCGCGCCGGGTCCGTCGGCCATTCGACGCCGCCGGTGGCGGTGCGGGCGGGGACGAGCCAGTGGTCGCCGGTCCGGTAGGTGCCGCCCTTGGCGAAGTACACCTCGACGCCGTCCTCCAGAGGTAGCCACTCCCCCTCCGTGACGGGGACGGCGCCGCCCTTCAGGGCTGCGGTACGGCCCCTGCGCTTCGGACCCTCGCGGTGGTCCCAGCGGCGCAGGAACGGGTGCAGGTGGGGCAGCCGGCCGACGCCCGGCCCGGGCTCGGCGGAGAGGCGGACACGGCGGCCCGGCAGGTCAAGCTCCTCGACGCGCAGCAGGGGCAGGGCCTCCAGGCGGGAGGCGCAGGCGGTGTCCGTGAACTCGACGAAGTCGCCGACGTCCAGGTCGAGCTTGTCGTCGTGACCGAGGGACGCCAACTGCACCCAGGTGCCGTCCAGTTCGTCGACCGGGAAGACGACCGAGCCGTTCTCACGGGACCATTTGAAGGTGGCGTCCTTCGTCTCGCCACCGGCATGGACCTCGACCCGGTACAGCTGGTTCTCCGGACCGCGGTAGCGGGCATCGGGCCTGACCAGGCACGGGTCCTCGTCGGCGTGATCGGGCCGCTCGCTGCGGGCGGCCAGCCGGGCGGTGGCCGCCGCCTGGCTCTGCGCCCACTTGTCGAAGGCCGCGCG
The DNA window shown above is from Streptomyces sp. NBC_01445 and carries:
- a CDS encoding polysaccharide deacetylase family protein; translation: MMTYVRRFALVCALGALGVGTAACGGSGGSAGHPGRGVVSASASASAAPSRPPTLAPGPAGLTPVFKSAPHPRDRTVALTFDADMTADEGARAAAGEHFDNPALIATLRRLKVPATVFMTGRWAEEYPAEAKSIGSDPLFEVANHSYSHYAFTGKCYGLPTMPPAQMRTDVERAFTAFRKAGVKRTVPYFRFPGGCYDQEVLRKLTPAGVTAVQWDVVSGDAFATDSGAVAQQVLDGVRPGSVVVMHCTRSAAPATEAAVRAVVPKLRERGYRFVRVSELIGSTARP
- a CDS encoding peptidoglycan-binding protein, with product MATPLSASKLVEILRKEGLTVHEVRSWRTHNRNTKGPWGPVNGVMIHHTVTSGTDASVNICYNGYSGLPGPLCHGVIDKKGEIHLVGNGRANHAGLGDSDVLRAVVNESKLPHDNEADTDGNRHFYGFECINLGDGKDPWPEAQKEAIEKVSAAICRHYGWSERSVIGHKEWQPGKQDPRGFTMDSMRKRIADRLAGKSQGSDPEPDPKPTPSKPSHAPFPGSGFFHNGQKSAVITAMGRRLVAEGCDHYEEGPSPEWTDADRKSYKAWQQKLGFKGKDADGIPGKTSWDKLKVPAS
- a CDS encoding DUF6519 domain-containing protein: MHADLSRLTFHPERHYSAVVAQQGRVQLDADANEQTAIQLHQARTVAADLIGRYGGPRDAAGFRIEYVGGKHDIDTLYIHGGRYYVDGILLDADRPAPGTPVPDEAAEDAEGAEDTAAPPSYWTYWDQPDAYRDAEKPGDRLPSPAQSPFVVYLNVWERSVNAAEDPALREVALGAAMPDTAARVKVVWQVLPLSLAALAIEDADPSKEVVRAAFDKWAQSQAAATARLAARSERPDHADEDPCLVRPDARYRGPENQLYRVEVHAGGETKDATFKWSRENGSVVFPVDELDGTWVQLASLGHDDKLDLDVGDFVEFTDTACASRLEALPLLRVEELDLPGRRVRLSAEPGPGVGRLPHLHPFLRRWDHREGPKRRGRTAALKGGAVPVTEGEWLPLEDGVEVYFAKGGTYRTGDHWLVPARTATGGVEWPTDPARRPLLQGPAGIARHFAPLALVKGEESAVDLRLAFGPLAISIPAADEATLAAEEQAHREELAAEGPSHSRSQTTAEAESAVEGDE